The Geobacter metallireducens GS-15 region ATTTTTGCAACTTGGTACTTTTTTACCTATTTCGAAACAAGCTTACCCACTGCAAACATCTCTTCGCTTAAACCTGCTGCAGTGGCGCTGCTTGCCGCGCCCCCGATCGGGCGGGGCAAGCGCCACCCCTGCTACTGAAACTTTGCCGTCAATGCCGGCACGAACTGCAGCACATCGGCAACGACCAGGACGTCTGCCACCTCGCCGATGGGCGCATCCTTATCCTTGTTGATGGCCACGATGAAATCAGACTTCTTCATCCCGGCGAGGTGCTGGATCGCACCACTTATGCCGCACGCCATATAGAGTTTAGGGCTGACCGTCTGCCCCGTGGTCCCCACCTGGTGGCTATGCTCGACCCACCCGGCATCCACCACCGGACGGCTTGCCCCCAACTCGCCACCCATGGCCTTGGCAAGGGCGGCGATGACCGGCACGTTTTCCTTTTTCCCAACACCCCGGCCAGCGCTGACGATGATCTCGGCCCGGGTAAGATCCACATCCTTCTTCTCCGCCGGCTCATAGCCGACAAATTCCAGCACCGAAGCGCCATCGGCCTCGATCCTCTCCAGTTGCGGAGTCCCGGAAGCGGCAGCCGCACTGAAAGCCCCGGCCTGAATGGTAAGAACGGCCTTTCCCGACTTCGGGGTCACGGTGCGCCTGAGCTTGGCATTGCAGACGCCCACTTCAAATTTGCCATCGACGATGTCAACGATCTCGGAAATCTGGGCTGCCTTCAGGTTTGCGGCGACGCGGGGCGCAAGGTCCCAGCCGTAGGAGGAATGGACGAAGACGACGTAGTCGGGGTTTTCCCGCTCAATCGCCGCCAGGACGATCTTCTTGTGGACATCCGGGTTGTACTCGCCATATTTGCCGGCATCGGCCAGGTAGACCGTGCCGTTGACCTTGGGAGCCTCAGCCTCGCTCCCGATCAGGACCATCGCTTTCTCGGCCCCCAGCTTCTCGGCAAAGGCAACCAGTTCATAGCTTGTTTCGAGGAGCTTTCCTTCACGGTATTCGCATACAAGTAGCGCTTTCATGCTTACCCCCTATCTCACTACTGCCGTTTTTTCTTTGAGGATGCCGAGGAGCTTGTCTGCCATTTCGTTCAGGTCCCCTTCCAGAACGATGCCGCCCCCTTTCCTGGCCGGGGGATAAACGCTGGCCGTGGCAGCCAGGGCCTCTTCCTTCAGGACGTCCACCCCCGGAATGGCCGCGATCTCCTTCTTCTTCGCCTTCATGATATTGGGAAGGG contains the following coding sequences:
- a CDS encoding electron transfer flavoprotein subunit alpha/FixB family protein, whose amino-acid sequence is MKALLVCEYREGKLLETSYELVAFAEKLGAEKAMVLIGSEAEAPKVNGTVYLADAGKYGEYNPDVHKKIVLAAIERENPDYVVFVHSSYGWDLAPRVAANLKAAQISEIVDIVDGKFEVGVCNAKLRRTVTPKSGKAVLTIQAGAFSAAAASGTPQLERIEADGASVLEFVGYEPAEKKDVDLTRAEIIVSAGRGVGKKENVPVIAALAKAMGGELGASRPVVDAGWVEHSHQVGTTGQTVSPKLYMACGISGAIQHLAGMKKSDFIVAINKDKDAPIGEVADVLVVADVLQFVPALTAKFQ